The Streptomyces sp. NBC_01317 genomic interval TTCCCTCCTCCTCCGCCTGTGCGGCGAGCCGTGCCTCCAACCGGGTCAGCACGTTGTTGTCGTGTGACGGCAGCGCCGCGAACAAGCGCCTGGTCTCAGGGTCGGATGCGTTCATCACCTTGGGGCCACTCCCATCTCGTCGGTATCTCTTGGATAGGTGCTGCGCAGGGTCTTGATTCCGTCGGCCGCGGCCCGGCGGGCGGCGTCGGCGCTACAGCCGGTCAGTACGCCGATTTCCTTGTACGGCAGACCCGCCAGGTAGTGGTACGCCACCGCCTGGCGCTGCCGGTCGGGCAAGGCCTTGAGGGCCTGCCACAGGTCTCCGTCCCAGTCCTGCGGTCTGCCGATGGGGCTGGGACGCTCGGGCAGCTCCTCCACCGGGGCCGGCCGACGCGCGTTGGCCCTGGTGGCGTCGATCGCCTTGTGATGGGCGACGGTCACCAGCCAGGCCTCCACATTGGCCTCGGACGGCAGGTCGGGATAGGCCTTCATCGCCGCGAGAAAGGTCTCCGACCAGGCGTCCTCGGCATCGTCCGGCCCGAGGACAGCGCGGATGACGCGGAGCACCATGGGCCCGTACTCGGTCACGATCTGTTGGAAGGGTGGCTTGGTCACACCTGGTAAACGAACCGGCGGCGCCGAACGTGAGGTCGCCACGTCAGAAAAGCCGATCGGCCTTGACCGGTGCTGGCTCTTCCAGGTCCAGCAGATGCCGCTTGCGCCACAGCCCGCCCGCATAGCCCACGAGGCTGCCGTCGGCGCCCACCACGCGGTGGCAGGGCACGATCACACTGATCGGATTGCGCCCGACAGCCGCGCCCACAGCCTGTGCGAGCGCCGGATCCCCCAGCTGACGTGCGAGATCACCATAAGAACATGTCCGGCCGTAGGGGATACGAGCGAGCAGCTCCCACACACGATGCTGGAAGGCGTCCCCGGCCGGAGCCAGTGGCAGAGCGAACTCGCGCCGCTCGCCCGCGAAGTACTCATCGAGCTGACGCCTGACTTCCTCGAAGCCCGCTTCGTCGCGTACGCCGAGCGAGTCGGTCGCCGGTCCGCGGCGGTGGTCCGCGAAGTAGAGCCCTGTCAGTTTGTTGTCTTCCGCGACCACGGTGAGATCGCCGAGCGGCGACTCGATGGTCGTATGCACCCTGTGGCTGATGAGGGTCTGCATGGAGTGCTCCCTTCCCCGAACCGGTGACGACCCCGAACGGATCGCCTTTCACATCTCGTAGACGCTGGGGCGACCCGAAACGTGAGATCAGGCGGGGAAATTTCTACGCGGCGCATCGGCGGCTCACATTCCGGCTTCGGCCGACGTCTACTCGGTGAGGCGCCGCGACGGCAGCGATTCCTCAAGCCCGACCGGTGCTTTGTCCTCTATGTGCGGGAGGGGCTCCACCGACCGGCCGGTGGAGCCCCACGGAAAGCCTCGCGGGTGTAGAGGGCGGTGTAGGGGACGGAGCCGCCCGCCGTTGCCTACGACGCGGGCAGGGGCTTGCGGATCTTGTTGGCGATCCGCGGGGAGTGGTAGCCGGTGGAGGCGCCGGACATCCAGCCTTCGAGGTTCGGCGGCTCCGGGCGGGCGCCGCCGAGCAGGAACAGTCCCGGCAGGATGACGGCCGAGGCGGCGGTGAAGGCCAGCATGATCTCCAGGGAGAGGCGGAACCCGTCCGTGAAACTGCTCTGGATCATGGCGAGATGGACCAGGACGGGGCCGATCAGGAACGCGGCCTCGGAGCGCAGCAGTTCGACGAGGGCGAAGGTGGGACCGATCTGCACGGCGGTCACGGAGAAACCGGCCAGGAACAGGCCGGGGACCACACCGGCGCCCGCGCCGTACCCCAGGAGGATCGCGACGATGGGGACGACGGTGGCCGCGTTCGTCGGGGTCAGGGCGAACAGCACTGCCGCGGCGATGACGATGCTGAGGAGGCCGGAGAGCGCCATGTACGGCGTCCAGCGGGTGACCATGATCTTGCGGAACAGGAGGGCGGAAATCACGACGCCGACGATCTGAGGGGCGATGAGCAGTCCGGTCTTCACGGAGGAGTACCCGGACACCTGGAGCATGTAGACCTCGGTCAGCTCCAGCAGGGTGGTGAAGGAGGCGCCGACGACCATGGCGTTGAGTGTTCCTGTGACCGGCAGTGTGTTGCTGATCGGACGCACCGGCATCAGCGGTCTGGTCTTGCTGTACTGACTCACCAACAAGAGGGCGCCCAGCGCGACGCCGACGACCACGGGCGCGATGAACTCCCAATCGCTGAAGTCACCACGCGACAGCCAGGAGACACCGAAGAACGGCAGCATGGTGGCGCCGAAGGCGAGGGGGATGGCCGTCCAGTCGAAGCGGGCTCCCTTGGCCGGGGGTTCGTTGGGTTCGAAGGTCATGGCGCCGATGGTCAGGCCGATTGCGGCCAGCACGGCGACGGAGGTGTACAGCAGCCGCCAGCCGCTGTAGCTGCCGACCAGTCCGCCGATCACGGGGCCGGCGGTGACCATGCCGAAGAGTCCGAGGCTGATGACCGCGGCGGTGGTCGGCAGACGGTCCACACCGTGGGTGAGGATGAGCGGCGGCAGCGAGAGGACCAGCAGCATGCCGGTGAACAGGCCCTGGAGGATGACACCGGCCATGAACTGCCCGATCTCCTGGGCGCTCAGTGCCAGTACCGCGCCCACCACGAAGCCGGACTCGCAGAAGAGGTAGAGATGGCGTCCTGGCAGCCGCTGGAAGAGGTCGGCGGCCACCACCGCGCCGAACGCGTATCCGGCATTCGAAAGTCCGCTCGTGAGCTGCAATTGGAACCGGCTGGCGTCCAGTTCCTTCATGAGAATCTCAGGGAAGAGGGAGAGTGCCGTGGTGAGTACGAGGAACGGACTCAGCGCGAGCAGCGCGAGGGCGACCGCGGCGGCGTAGTTGCCCGCCAAGGGGAGGCTGGTGAAGACGCGAGGCGTAAGGAAACGGGAACTGATGGTCGCCTCCGGGGTCGTGGTGAGGGAGGCGCACATGCAGGTCAGGCGCTCGGCACAGAGATCTGTGGCGTCCTCGTGGGGCGACGCCCGGGACTGACGGGCCGTCGGCTCAGCCTACGATCCGTGGTGTGCCCGACCAGGAACTGACACGCCATCAGGCGTGACGTTGCTTCAGGAAGGAGGTAGGTGGCCCGACGCCGTGTCCAGCCAGCGGCTCACCGCGAGGGCGGCCTCGGGATCGGCTTGTGCCAGCCGGATCGCGATCGCGGCGTCCTCGCCGGCGGCGAGGCCGGATCCGCCCGGTCCGTCGAGGAGACCTGCGCGGGACAGCGCCCGCAGCAGTGTGTCTCCGGCCTCGTCGGAGTCGGCCGACCCGGCTTGCTCGGCCGCCCGGCGGTCCGCCTCACCGGCCAGGCCGCCCTGGACGAAGGCGTCGGTGTCGGGGTCGTACGTTCCGGCGTGGACCGCGAGGAGTGCCTCGATGCGTTCCCACTCTTCGAGCTCGGCGAGTGCGCGGGTCTGGGACGGGTCGTCTGCGGCTTCTTCCTCGCCGCCGTCGCTGTTTTCGGGCAGTCGGCCGCGGGCGTCCTCCAGGGCGGCTGCGACCTCATGGTGCGACATCCCCCGGGCCGTGCGGCGCACCGCGTGCCGGCCGGCTTTCTCCTCGGCGGCGGTGTCCGGTTCCCCGGCATCGAGTTCTGCGGTGTCAGGAGTTGTCATCTGTCTTCCCTGTCTCCTCGTGCCATGTTCATGGGTGGAGCCGGACCGCACGGCCGGACACGGGGGACGGGAGGGGCTAGGCGGCCCGGTTCGCGTCGGGGCGGAGGGCGGCGGCCCATTCGAGGAGCAGCACTTCGTACGCCTCGGCAGGCCACGTCCCGTCGGCCGCGTCGACGAGCGCACGGATGCGCTCGTTGGCCGCGACGGCGCCGGACACCGCGGAAGCGGAAGGGGAAGAAGAGGACATACAACTAGCGTAGGGGCAGCCGGGGCGCGAAGTGACCGATTGAGGGGCGTCCTTGCTCACACTCGGATCCGGGGGGTTTCAACCCCCTTCTTATGGTGTGGCCCCTACGCCGATGTCCCCGCAGGGGGTCCGGCCCCGTGGGGTTCGGCCCGTCGGCCCGTCGGCCCGTCAGCCCGCCGACTCGCCGGCGTGCGGGCTCAGTGTGTCCGTGCCCACCAGGAAGAACAGTGCGATGCCGAGGAGGATCCGGTAGATGACGAACGGCATGAAGCTCTTCGTGGTGATGAACTTCATGAACCAGGCAATAACGACATATCCGACAATAAACGCGATAATCGTCGCGAAGATGGTGGGGCCCCAGGAGACGTGGCCCTCGGTCGCGTCCTTGAGTTCGAACACGCCGGACGCCAGCACCGCCGGGATCGCGAGCAGGAAGGAGTAACGGGCCGCCGCCTCGCGGGTGTAGCCCATCAGGAGACCACCGCTGATCGTGGCGCCCGAGCGGGAGACGCCCGGTACCAGCGCCAGTGCCTGGCAGATGCCGAAGATGAGGCCGTCCCTGACCCCCAGGTCCTGGAGGGACTTGCGGACCTTGACGGCCCGGTGCTTGCCGCCGGCCTCGTCGCGGGCCGCCAACCGGTCGGCGATGCCGAGGATGATGCCCATCACGATCAGCGTCGTGGCGATCAGCCGCAGATCGCGGAAGGGGCCCTCGATCTGGTCCTTGAAAGTGATGCCCAGGACGCCGATGGGAATCGAGCCGACGATGACCAGCCACCCCATCTGCGCGTCGTGATCGGAGCGCAGTGCCTTGTTCGTCAGCGACCGGAACCACGCCGAGACGATCCTCGCGATGTCCTTGCGGAAGTAGATCAGCACAGCCGCTTCTGTGCCGATCTGCGTGATGGCCGTGAAGGCCGCGCCCGGGTCGTGCCAGCCGGCGAACGCCGCGGTGAGCCGCAGGTGCGCGCTGGAGGAGATGGGCAGGAACTCGGTCAGCCCCTGGACGAGCCCGAGGATGAAAGATTCGAACCAAGACATGAGGTACTACGCCATCCAAGGAATCGTCGTGCACTGGCCGGCTGAACCACGGCGCAGTGGCGGAGCGGGAGCTGACGGGCGGTACGAGGATTGGATCATATGGACGGTTGGGCGGTCCTGGTCGCGCTGGCTCTTCGTTGACAGGGCGGACAGGGCTGATGGGGCGGACACGGCGAAGCACGGCGCTGTCGGGGGCCGGGGACCCGCAACGGTGACCTGCATCGGTGACGCCGATCCGAAATAAGTGGCGGCGATCACGTGTCGGTTCCGGTGCAGCCTAGCGTCCGCGTGCTAAGTGCCCGTGCGCGGGGGGAGCGAAGGGAAGGGAGAGAGGAGTGGGGAAACGTGACGAGGGGCGGGTGCGCACTCCGGGGCGGACAAGGGAGTGCAACGTCACAGCGGTGCGCTCTGCTGCTCGTTCAACGGGCTGCCCTAGCATCTGAGCATGACGGTTCTGCCTGATGACGGGCTTTCTCTCGCCGCCGAGTTTTCCGACGCGACCCGCGAGGAGTGGCAGAGCCTGGTGGCGGGCGTCCTGCGCAAATCGGGACGGGAGACCTCGGGTACGGCGGCCGAGGAAGCGCTGTCCACCCGGCTCCAGGACGGCCTCTCGACCTTCCCCCTCTATACCGCCGACGACGCGCCGTTGGCCGATGGCTTTCCGGGGTTCGCGCCGTTCACCCGGGGCAGCCGGGCCGAGGGGGCCGCGGTCGCCGGCTGGGACGTACGGCAGCGGCACGCGCGTACCGATCCCGCGCTGACGAACGAAGCGGTGCTCGCCGATCTGGAGAACGGGGTCACGTCGCTCTGGCTGGCCGTGGGATCCGCCGGGGTGCCGGTGTCGGCGCTCGCCACCGCGCTCGACGGGGTCTACCTCGACCTGGCGCCGGTCGCCCTCGACGCCGGGGACGAATTCGCCGCCGCCGCCCAGGAGTTGCTGCGGCTCCACCGGGAGCGCGAGGTGGCGCCGTATCAGGTGAGGGGCGCGCTCGGGGCGGATCCGTACGGCCAACTCGCCCGTACGGGGACGGAGTCGGCGGACGGCGTCGGGCAGGCGGCCGAACTCGCCCTGCTCTGCGCACGGGAGTACCCCGGGCTGCGCGCCGTTTCCGTGGACGCGTTGCCCTACCACCAGGCGGGCGGGTCCGACGCCCAGGAGTTGGG includes:
- a CDS encoding RNA polymerase sigma factor, with the protein product MTKPPFQQIVTEYGPMVLRVIRAVLGPDDAEDAWSETFLAAMKAYPDLPSEANVEAWLVTVAHHKAIDATRANARRPAPVEELPERPSPIGRPQDWDGDLWQALKALPDRQRQAVAYHYLAGLPYKEIGVLTGCSADAARRAAADGIKTLRSTYPRDTDEMGVAPR
- a CDS encoding undecaprenyl-diphosphate phosphatase, translated to MSWFESFILGLVQGLTEFLPISSSAHLRLTAAFAGWHDPGAAFTAITQIGTEAAVLIYFRKDIARIVSAWFRSLTNKALRSDHDAQMGWLVIVGSIPIGVLGITFKDQIEGPFRDLRLIATTLIVMGIILGIADRLAARDEAGGKHRAVKVRKSLQDLGVRDGLIFGICQALALVPGVSRSGATISGGLLMGYTREAAARYSFLLAIPAVLASGVFELKDATEGHVSWGPTIFATIIAFIVGYVVIAWFMKFITTKSFMPFVIYRILLGIALFFLVGTDTLSPHAGESAG
- a CDS encoding MFS transporter, encoding MCASLTTTPEATISSRFLTPRVFTSLPLAGNYAAAVALALLALSPFLVLTTALSLFPEILMKELDASRFQLQLTSGLSNAGYAFGAVVAADLFQRLPGRHLYLFCESGFVVGAVLALSAQEIGQFMAGVILQGLFTGMLLVLSLPPLILTHGVDRLPTTAAVISLGLFGMVTAGPVIGGLVGSYSGWRLLYTSVAVLAAIGLTIGAMTFEPNEPPAKGARFDWTAIPLAFGATMLPFFGVSWLSRGDFSDWEFIAPVVVGVALGALLLVSQYSKTRPLMPVRPISNTLPVTGTLNAMVVGASFTTLLELTEVYMLQVSGYSSVKTGLLIAPQIVGVVISALLFRKIMVTRWTPYMALSGLLSIVIAAAVLFALTPTNAATVVPIVAILLGYGAGAGVVPGLFLAGFSVTAVQIGPTFALVELLRSEAAFLIGPVLVHLAMIQSSFTDGFRLSLEIMLAFTAASAVILPGLFLLGGARPEPPNLEGWMSGASTGYHSPRIANKIRKPLPAS
- a CDS encoding methylated-DNA--[protein]-cysteine S-methyltransferase — translated: MQTLISHRVHTTIESPLGDLTVVAEDNKLTGLYFADHRRGPATDSLGVRDEAGFEEVRRQLDEYFAGERREFALPLAPAGDAFQHRVWELLARIPYGRTCSYGDLARQLGDPALAQAVGAAVGRNPISVIVPCHRVVGADGSLVGYAGGLWRKRHLLDLEEPAPVKADRLF